From a single Gadus morhua chromosome 3, gadMor3.0, whole genome shotgun sequence genomic region:
- the usp38 gene encoding ubiquitin carboxyl-terminal hydrolase 38, whose amino-acid sequence MDKILEALVCSNHTVPVKKAIVKKVVEAAEKEVTSEQCKALFTLTARLILLGEDAFQKQVGFQVMEAYARYHRTEFQLFFTKDYVLGLLQQGYDRLECKDPAIIDYIHCCLRLLISCPSVLEIFAVLQVELLRMVCERPKPALCARISTLLSDFVQCIPREKSAVLFCQQLVRAISYFHCPASQERELREYVGQVTKVSTLLQNIWKAEPATLLPSLQEVFAIISSTDPSFDPAISLASLVQHIPLQMITVLIKSLTTDQNVKDASMTKALCRMIDWLSWPLAQHIDTWVIALLKGLAAVQKFTILIDVTLLKIELVLNRLWYPIVRQGALVVLSHMLLSFQHSPEAFHLVVPHVVNLVQTIRADGLSTSKAFLLQLTELIHCMMYQYSGFPDLYDNILEAIKDLPKPAEDKIKVVLNQSAWTSQSNSFASGVLRQAGKSETGKTGLINLGNTCYMNSIIQTLFMATDFRRHVLSLHLSGTNMLMKKLQLLFAFLSHTQRAAYPPRNFFEASRPPWFNAGSQQDCSEYLRFLLDRLHEEEKTLQILQSAKPMNGLLGLAPSEDAKEPRFPAEDARPPEDSSTLIERMFGGRLSTGVRCTQCNSISQKEEPFTDLSLAFCPSSATTTTPSQKTPSEEPKGLGQGSVNGGSEAPEHQGPAKSSVTVSGQESAPGTHEPPLSVPDLVNYFLAPEILDEENAYFCDTCGSLQRAERTMEVVAAPEYLILTLLRFSYDAKCHVRRKILDNVTMPPLMTLPLHSPPPSPSPHRPAATAAAAGASSSPLCAIAPPSPAALQVDSPESSENLAKKLKPSHKEEEEEEQQEEEEEVEVVEGEEEGEQEVTGGTDGAEQMEGYGRRVSLVPYVLSSVVMHSGTSSESGHYYSYGRSLGGKQRPEAGPEAGPGSAAAAALTRPQSTQSEAWPGGAGVPRDWMLFNDSRVSFTSFQSVQNVTDRFPKDTAYVLVYRKQEASAPGAARGGMPNGMSLSAEPPLQKELLDAITKDNKLYLQEQELNARAQALQASSASGSFRHNGSDDNDPPGSCGPSGGGGGGGGFNTVSRLVF is encoded by the exons ATGGATAAGATTTTGGAGGCCCTCGTCTGCTCCAACCACACTGTCCCAGTAAAGAAGGCCATCGTGAAGAAGGTAGTGGAGGCAGCAGAAAAGGAGGTCACGTCAGAGCAATGCAAAGCCCTTTTTACCCTCACAGCCCGCCTCATCCTTCTGGGAGAGGATGCCTTCCAGAAACAGGTGGGCTTCCAGGTGATGGAGGCCTACGCCCGTTATCACCGCACAGAGTTCCAGCTCTTCTTCACTAAAGACTATGTCCTGGGCCTGCTGCAGCAGGGCTATGACCGACTGGAGTGTAAAGATCCAGCCATCATCGATTACATCCACTGCTGCCTGAGGCTGCTCATCAGCTGTCCCTCCGTGCTGGAGATCTTCGCTGTCCTCCAAGTGGAGCTCTTGAGGATGGTGTGTGAGCGACCCAAGCCCGCCCTGTGTGCCCGCATCAGCACGTTGCTCTCGGATTTTGTCCAGTGCATCCCAAGGGAGAAGTCTGCTGTGTTGTTCTGCCAGCAGCTGGTCAGGGCCATCAGCTATTTCCACTGCCCGGCAAGTCAGGAGCGGGAGCTTAGGGAGTATGTGGGTCAGGTGACCAAGGTTAGCACACTGCTGCAGAACATCTGGAAAGCAGAGCCGGCTACGCTGCTACCCTCGCTACAGGAGGTGTTCGCCATCATATCATCTACAG ATCCCTCCTTTGACCCGGCGATTTCCCTGGCCAGTCTTGTGCAGCATATCCCCCTGCAGATGATCACTGTGCTCATCAAGAGCCTCACCACTGACCAGAATGTCAAGGATGCAAGCATGACCAAGGCCCTCTGCAG AATGATAGACTGGCTCTCGTGGCCCCTGGCTCAACACATTGACACCTGGGTGATTGCTCTGCTCAAAGGGCTGGCTGCAGTACAGAAGTTCACCATCCTCATAGACGTCACCCTGCTGAAGATCGAGCTG GTGTTGAACCGGCTGTGGTATCCCATCGTACGGCAAGGGGCCTTGGTGGTTCTCTCCCACATGCTGCTCAGCTTCCAGCACTCTCCTGAAGCCTTCCATCTG GTGGTTCCCCACGTGGTAAACCTGGTACAGACCATACGGGCCGATGGTCTGTCCACCAGCAAGGCCTTCCTGCTGCAGCTCACCGAGCTCATCCACTGCATGATGTACCAGTACTCTGGCTTCCCTGATCTCTATGACAACATACTGGAGGCCATCAAG GATCTACCAAAGCCTGCAGAGGACAAGATTAAGGTGGTCCTAAATCAAAGTGCCTGGACATCCCAGTCCAACTCCTTTGCTTCTGGTGTCCTGAGGCAGGCTGGGAAGTCTGAGACCGGGAAGACCGGTCTGATTAACTTGGGGAACACCTGCTACATGAACAGCATCATCCAGACCCTCTTCATGGCCACTGA TTTCAGGAGACACgtcctgtctctccatctcagcGGTACCAACATGCTGATGAAGAAGCTGCAGCTGCTCTTCGCCttcctctcccacacacag AGGGCAGCGTATCCGCCCAGGAACTTCTTCGAGGCTTCCCGCCCCCCGTGGTTCAACGCAGGCTCCCAGCAGGACTGCTCCGAATATCTACGCTTTCTCCTGGACAG GTTACACGAAGAGGAGAAGACGCTTCAGATCCTGCAGTCGGCAAAGCCAATGAACGGCCTTCTGGGCCTGGCTCCTTCAGAGGACGCCAAGGAGCCCCGTTTCCCTGCGGAGGATGCCCGACCTCCGGAGGACAGCAGCACTCTGATCGAGAGGATGTTCGGCGGCCGGCTGAGCACGGGCGTCCGCTGCACGCAGTGCAACAGCATCTCCCAGAAGGAGGAGCCCTTCACCGACCTCTCCCTGGCCTTCTGCCcgtcctccgccaccaccaccaccccttcccAGAAGACCCCCTCCGAGGAGCCCAAGGGCCTGGGCCAGGGGTCGGTCAACGGCGGCAGCGAGGCGCCGGAGCACCAAGGTCCGGCCAAGTCCTCGGTGACCGTGTCGGGCCAAGAGTCGGCCCCGGGCACCCACGAGCCGCCGCTCTCGGTGCCCGACCTGGTGAACTACTTCCTGGCGCCGGAGATCCTGGACGAGGAGAACGCCTACTTCTGTGACACGTGCGGCTCGCTGCAGCGGGCCGAGAGGAcgatggaggtggtggcggcgcCCGAGTACCTGATCCTCACGCTGCTGCGCTTCTCCTACGACGCCAAGTGCCACGTGCGCCGCAAGATCCTGGACAACGTCACCATGCCGCCGCTGATGACGCTGCCCTTGCACTCCCCTCCCCCGTCGCCCTCGCCGCACAggcccgccgccaccgccgccgccgccggggccTCCTCGTCCCCCCTGTGCGCCATCGCTCCGCCGTCGCCCGCTGCGCTCCAAGTGGACTCCCCGGAGAGCAGCGAGAACCTGGCCAAAAAACTGAAACCCTCccacaaagaggaggaggaggaggagcagcaggaggaggaggaggaggtggaggtggtggagggggaggaggagggggagcaggaggtgaCCGGGGGGACGGACGGGGCGGAGCAGATGGAGGGGTACGGGAGGAGGGTCAGCCTGGTGCCCTACGTGCTGAGCTCCGTGGTCATGCACTCGGGGACGTCCTCGGAGAGCGGCCACTACTACTCGTACGGCCGCAGCCTCGGCGGGAAGCAGCGTCCGGAGGCGGGGCCGGAGGCGGGGCCCGggagcgccgccgccgccgccctgacGAGGCCGCAGTCCACGCAGTCGGAGGCGTGGCCGGGCGGCGCCGGGGTGCCGAGGGACTGGATGCTGTTCAACGACAGCCGGGTGTCCTTCACCTCCTTCCAGTCGGTGCAGAACGTGACGGATCGCTTCCCCAAGGACACGGCGTACGTGCTCGTCTACAGGAAGCAGGAGGCCAGCGCGCCGGGCGCCGCCAGGGGAGGGATGCCCAACGGGATGAGCCTGAGCGCCGAGCCCCCCCTGCAGAAGGAGCTGCTGGACGCCATCACGAAAGACAACAAGCTGTACTTACAG GAACAGGAGCTGAACGCCCGAGCCCAGGCACTCCAGGCTTCCTCGGCCTCCGGCTCCTTCAGGCACAACGGCTCCGACGACAACGACCCCCCGGGAAGCTGCGGACCCtcgggtggagggggaggtggagggggcttCAACACCGTCAGCAGACTGGTCTTCTGA
- the smarca5 gene encoding SWI/SNF-related matrix-associated actin-dependent regulator of chromatin subfamily A member 5 isoform X1, which produces MSESPSGVEQREEPTELKLEEPAQAEAKSDSSDAGKESSSSEAGQDAQDASSSQPTEGLPAYEEKVLTDRTNRFEYLLKQTEVFAHFIQPAAQKTPTSPLKMKPGRPRVKKDEKQNLLSVGEQRGEIDNSNRHRRTEQEEDEELLSESNKTTTVCTRFDDSPSYVKGGKMRDYQVRGLNWLISLYENGINGILADEMGLGKTLQTISLLGYMKHYRSIPGPHMVLVPKSTLYNWMNEFKRWVPSLRAVCLIGDREQRNALIRDVLLPGEWDVCVTSYEMLIIEKAVFKKFNWRYLVIDEAHRIKNEKSKLSEIVREFKTTNRLLLTGTPLQNNLHELWALLNFLLPDVFNSSEDFDSWFDTNNCLGDTKLVERLHTVLRPFLLRRIKADVEKSLLPKKEIKMYVGLSKMQREWYTKILMKDIDILNSAGKMDKMRLLNVLMQLRKCCNHPYLFDGAEPGPPYTTDLHLAVNSGKMMVLDKLLPKMKEQGSRILIFSQMTRMLDILEDYCMWRNYNYCRLDGQTPHEDRQISINAYNEPNSSKFIFMLSTRAGGLGINLATADVVILYDSDWNPQVDLQAMDRAHRIGQQKQVRVFRFITENTVEERIVERAEMKLRLDSIVIQQGRLVDPNASKLGKDEMLSIIRHGATHVFASRESEITDDDIDALLEKGERKTMEMKEKMATMGESSLKNFTMDTENSSVYTFEGEDYREKKKVITNWIEPPKRERKANYAVDAYFREALRVSEPKAPKAPRPPKQPNVQDFQFFPPRLFELLEKEILFYRKTIGYKVPRNPEVPNSAQHQKEEQAKIDEAEALTEEELEEKENLLSQGFTIWNKRDFNQFIKANEKWGRDDIENIAREVEGKTPEEVMEYSAVFWERCNELQDIEKIMAQIERGEARIQRRISIKKALDSKIGRYKAPFHQLRISYGTNKGKNYTEEEDRFLICMLHKLGFDKESVYDELRQCIRNSPQFRFDWFLKSRTAMELQRRCNTLITLIERENMELEEREKAEKKKRGPKSTSAQKRKSDGNPDGRGRRKKLKL; this is translated from the exons ATGTCGGAGAGTCCAAGCGGCGTGGAACAGCGGGAAGAACCGACTGAACTGAAACTTGAAGAACCCGCACAAGCCGAG GCAAAGTCCGACTCTTCAGATGCAGGTAAAGAGTCGTCGTCATCGGAGGCTGGGCAGGATGCTCAAGATGCCTCATCATCACAACCGACGGAAGGGCTACCTGCCTATGAAGAGAAAGTG CTAACAGATCGAACCAACAGATTTGAATACCTGCTGAAGCAAACAGAGGTGTTTGCTCACTTCATTCAACCAGCAGCGCAAAAGACTCCGACCTCTCCGCTGAAGATGAAGCCAGGGCGCCCCCgcgtcaagaaagatgagaaacAAAACCTCCTATCTGTAGGAGA ACAGAGAGGCGAAATAGACAACAG CAACCGGCATCGTCGCACcgaacaggaggaggacgaggagctcCTGAGTGAGAGCAACAAGACCACCACCGTGTGTACTCGCTTCGACGACTCGCCCTCCT ATGTAAAGGGGGGTAAAATGAGAGATTACCAGGTCCGCGGTCTGAACTGGCTCATCTCTCTGTACGAAAACGGAATCAACGGCATCCTTGCTGATGAGATG GGATTAGGGAAGACTCTGCAGACCATCTCCCTGCTTGGCTACATGAAGCACTACAGAAGCATCCCCGGCCCCCACATGGTGCTGGTGCCCAAGTCCACGCTGTACAATTGGATGAACGAGTTCAAGCGCTGGGTCCCATCGCTCCGTGCCGTCTGCCTCATCGGAGACCGGGAACAGAGG AATGCCCTGATCAGAGATGTCCTTCTGCCAGGGGAGTGGGACGTGTGCGTCACTTCCTATGAGATGCTCATCATCGAGAAGGCGGTCTTCAAGAAGTTCAACTGGCGGTACCTGGTCATTGACGAGGCCCACAGGATCAAGAACGAGAAGTCCAAG CTTTCAGAGATTGTGCGTGAGTTTAAGACCACCAACCGCCTCCTGCTGACTGGAACACCCCTGCAGAACAACCTCCACGAGCTGTGGGCTCTGCTCAACTTCCTGCTCCCCGACGTCTTCAACTCCTCAGAG GACTTTGACTCCTGGTTCGACACCAACAACTGCCTGGGTGATACGAAGTTGGTTGAACGTCTTCACACT GTGCTCCGGCCCTTCTTACTGCGGCGTATCAAAGCCGACGTGGAGAAGTCTCTGCTTCCCAAGAAGGAGATCAAGATGTACGTCGGCCTGAGCAAGATGCAGAGAGAGTG GTACACCAAGATCCTCATGAAGGACATCGACATCCTGAACTCTGCCGGAAAGATGGACAAGATGCGCCTGCTGAACGTGCTGATGCAGCTGAGGAAGTGCTGCAACCACCCCTACCTGTTCGACGGGGCCGAGCCAGGCCCGCCCTACACCACAGACCTCCACCTGGCGGTCAACAGTGGCAAGATGATGGTGCTGGACAAGCTGCTGCCCAAGATGAAGGAACAAG GTTCCCGTATCCTAATCTTCAGCCAGATGACCAGGATGCTGGACATCTTGGAGGACTACTGCATGTGGAGGAACTATAACTACTGCCGCCTGGACGGTCAGACTCCTCACGAGGACAGACAG ATCTCCATCAACGCGTACAACGAGCCCAACAGCAGCAAGTTCATCTTCATGCTGTCCACAAGGGCCGGAGGCCTGGGCATCAACCTGGCCACGGCCGACGTGGTCATCCTCTACGACTCGGACTGGAACCCCCAGGTGGACCTGCAGGCCATG gaccgaGCCCACAGGATTGGCCAGCAGAAGCAGGTGCGTGTGTTCCGCTTCATCACGGAGAACACGGTGGAGGAGAGGATCGTGGAGAGAGCCGAGATGAAACTACGGCTAGACTCCATCGTCATCCAGCAAG GTCGCCTGGTTGACCCAAATGCCAGCAAACTGGGCAAGGACGAGATGCTGTCCATCATCCGCCACGGGGCCACCCACGTGTTCGCCTCCAGGGAGAGCGAGATCACCGACGACGACATCGACGCTCTGCTGGAGAAGGGCGAGAGGAAG ACGATGGAGATGAAGGAGAAGATGGCCACCATGGGCGAGAGCTCCCTGAAGAACTTCACTATGGACACGGAGAACAGCAGCGTGTACACATTTGAGGGAGAGGATTacagggagaagaagaag GTGATCACCAACTGGATCGAGCCTCCCAAGAGAGAGCGCAAGGCCAACTACGCAGTGGACGCCTACTTCAGGGAAGCCCTGCGCGTCAGTGAGCCCAAAGCCCCCAAG GCTCCTCGTCCGCCAAAGCAACCCAACGTGCAGGACTTCCAGTTCTTCCCCCCTCGTCTGTTTGAGCTCCTGGAGAAGGAGATCCTGTTCTACAGGAAGACCATTGGCTATAAG GTGCCCCGGAACCCAGAGGTTCCCAACTCAGCCCAGCaccagaaggaggagcaggccaaGATCGACGAGGCTGAGGCCCTCacagaggaggagctggaggagaaggagaacctCCTCTCCCAG GGTTTCACCATTTGGAACAAGCGGGACTTCAACCAGTTCATCAAGGCCAACGAGAAGTGGGGGCGGGACGACATTGAGAACATCGCCCGAGAAGTGGAGGGCAAGACGCCAGAAGAAGTGATGGAGTATTCTG CGGTGTTCTGGGAGCGCTGCAACGAGCTGCAGGACATTGAGAAGATCATGGCCCAGATCGAGAGAGGAGAGGCCAGGATCCAGAGGAGGATCAGCATCAAGAAGGCTTTGGACTCCAAG ATCGGCCGCTACAAGGCGCCCTTCCACCAGCTGCGGATCTCCTACGGCACCAACAAGGGCAAGAActacacggaggaggaggaccgcTTCCTCATCTGCATGCTGCACAAGCTGGGCTTCGACAAGGAGAGTGTGTACGACGAGCTGCGCCAGTGCATCCGCAACTCCCCGCAGTTCCGCTTCGACTGGTTCCTCAAGTCCAGGACTGCCATG GAACTCCAGAGGAGATGCAACACGTTGATCACGCTGATAGAGCGAGAGAacatggagctggaggagagggagaaggctgagaagaagaagaggggtcCTAAGTCCACCTCT GCCCAGAAACGCAAGTCGGATGGAAACCCAGACGGCCGTGGTCGCAGGAAGAAATTGAAGTTGTAG
- the smarca5 gene encoding SWI/SNF-related matrix-associated actin-dependent regulator of chromatin subfamily A member 5 isoform X2: MSESPSGVEQREEPTELKLEEPAQAEAKSDSSDAGKESSSSEAGQDAQDASSSQPTEGLPAYEEKVLTDRTNRFEYLLKQTEVFAHFIQPAAQKTPTSPLKMKPGRPRVKKDEKQNLLSVGDNRHRRTEQEEDEELLSESNKTTTVCTRFDDSPSYVKGGKMRDYQVRGLNWLISLYENGINGILADEMGLGKTLQTISLLGYMKHYRSIPGPHMVLVPKSTLYNWMNEFKRWVPSLRAVCLIGDREQRNALIRDVLLPGEWDVCVTSYEMLIIEKAVFKKFNWRYLVIDEAHRIKNEKSKLSEIVREFKTTNRLLLTGTPLQNNLHELWALLNFLLPDVFNSSEDFDSWFDTNNCLGDTKLVERLHTVLRPFLLRRIKADVEKSLLPKKEIKMYVGLSKMQREWYTKILMKDIDILNSAGKMDKMRLLNVLMQLRKCCNHPYLFDGAEPGPPYTTDLHLAVNSGKMMVLDKLLPKMKEQGSRILIFSQMTRMLDILEDYCMWRNYNYCRLDGQTPHEDRQISINAYNEPNSSKFIFMLSTRAGGLGINLATADVVILYDSDWNPQVDLQAMDRAHRIGQQKQVRVFRFITENTVEERIVERAEMKLRLDSIVIQQGRLVDPNASKLGKDEMLSIIRHGATHVFASRESEITDDDIDALLEKGERKTMEMKEKMATMGESSLKNFTMDTENSSVYTFEGEDYREKKKVITNWIEPPKRERKANYAVDAYFREALRVSEPKAPKAPRPPKQPNVQDFQFFPPRLFELLEKEILFYRKTIGYKVPRNPEVPNSAQHQKEEQAKIDEAEALTEEELEEKENLLSQGFTIWNKRDFNQFIKANEKWGRDDIENIAREVEGKTPEEVMEYSAVFWERCNELQDIEKIMAQIERGEARIQRRISIKKALDSKIGRYKAPFHQLRISYGTNKGKNYTEEEDRFLICMLHKLGFDKESVYDELRQCIRNSPQFRFDWFLKSRTAMELQRRCNTLITLIERENMELEEREKAEKKKRGPKSTSAQKRKSDGNPDGRGRRKKLKL, from the exons ATGTCGGAGAGTCCAAGCGGCGTGGAACAGCGGGAAGAACCGACTGAACTGAAACTTGAAGAACCCGCACAAGCCGAG GCAAAGTCCGACTCTTCAGATGCAGGTAAAGAGTCGTCGTCATCGGAGGCTGGGCAGGATGCTCAAGATGCCTCATCATCACAACCGACGGAAGGGCTACCTGCCTATGAAGAGAAAGTG CTAACAGATCGAACCAACAGATTTGAATACCTGCTGAAGCAAACAGAGGTGTTTGCTCACTTCATTCAACCAGCAGCGCAAAAGACTCCGACCTCTCCGCTGAAGATGAAGCCAGGGCGCCCCCgcgtcaagaaagatgagaaacAAAACCTCCTATCTGTAGGAGA CAACCGGCATCGTCGCACcgaacaggaggaggacgaggagctcCTGAGTGAGAGCAACAAGACCACCACCGTGTGTACTCGCTTCGACGACTCGCCCTCCT ATGTAAAGGGGGGTAAAATGAGAGATTACCAGGTCCGCGGTCTGAACTGGCTCATCTCTCTGTACGAAAACGGAATCAACGGCATCCTTGCTGATGAGATG GGATTAGGGAAGACTCTGCAGACCATCTCCCTGCTTGGCTACATGAAGCACTACAGAAGCATCCCCGGCCCCCACATGGTGCTGGTGCCCAAGTCCACGCTGTACAATTGGATGAACGAGTTCAAGCGCTGGGTCCCATCGCTCCGTGCCGTCTGCCTCATCGGAGACCGGGAACAGAGG AATGCCCTGATCAGAGATGTCCTTCTGCCAGGGGAGTGGGACGTGTGCGTCACTTCCTATGAGATGCTCATCATCGAGAAGGCGGTCTTCAAGAAGTTCAACTGGCGGTACCTGGTCATTGACGAGGCCCACAGGATCAAGAACGAGAAGTCCAAG CTTTCAGAGATTGTGCGTGAGTTTAAGACCACCAACCGCCTCCTGCTGACTGGAACACCCCTGCAGAACAACCTCCACGAGCTGTGGGCTCTGCTCAACTTCCTGCTCCCCGACGTCTTCAACTCCTCAGAG GACTTTGACTCCTGGTTCGACACCAACAACTGCCTGGGTGATACGAAGTTGGTTGAACGTCTTCACACT GTGCTCCGGCCCTTCTTACTGCGGCGTATCAAAGCCGACGTGGAGAAGTCTCTGCTTCCCAAGAAGGAGATCAAGATGTACGTCGGCCTGAGCAAGATGCAGAGAGAGTG GTACACCAAGATCCTCATGAAGGACATCGACATCCTGAACTCTGCCGGAAAGATGGACAAGATGCGCCTGCTGAACGTGCTGATGCAGCTGAGGAAGTGCTGCAACCACCCCTACCTGTTCGACGGGGCCGAGCCAGGCCCGCCCTACACCACAGACCTCCACCTGGCGGTCAACAGTGGCAAGATGATGGTGCTGGACAAGCTGCTGCCCAAGATGAAGGAACAAG GTTCCCGTATCCTAATCTTCAGCCAGATGACCAGGATGCTGGACATCTTGGAGGACTACTGCATGTGGAGGAACTATAACTACTGCCGCCTGGACGGTCAGACTCCTCACGAGGACAGACAG ATCTCCATCAACGCGTACAACGAGCCCAACAGCAGCAAGTTCATCTTCATGCTGTCCACAAGGGCCGGAGGCCTGGGCATCAACCTGGCCACGGCCGACGTGGTCATCCTCTACGACTCGGACTGGAACCCCCAGGTGGACCTGCAGGCCATG gaccgaGCCCACAGGATTGGCCAGCAGAAGCAGGTGCGTGTGTTCCGCTTCATCACGGAGAACACGGTGGAGGAGAGGATCGTGGAGAGAGCCGAGATGAAACTACGGCTAGACTCCATCGTCATCCAGCAAG GTCGCCTGGTTGACCCAAATGCCAGCAAACTGGGCAAGGACGAGATGCTGTCCATCATCCGCCACGGGGCCACCCACGTGTTCGCCTCCAGGGAGAGCGAGATCACCGACGACGACATCGACGCTCTGCTGGAGAAGGGCGAGAGGAAG ACGATGGAGATGAAGGAGAAGATGGCCACCATGGGCGAGAGCTCCCTGAAGAACTTCACTATGGACACGGAGAACAGCAGCGTGTACACATTTGAGGGAGAGGATTacagggagaagaagaag GTGATCACCAACTGGATCGAGCCTCCCAAGAGAGAGCGCAAGGCCAACTACGCAGTGGACGCCTACTTCAGGGAAGCCCTGCGCGTCAGTGAGCCCAAAGCCCCCAAG GCTCCTCGTCCGCCAAAGCAACCCAACGTGCAGGACTTCCAGTTCTTCCCCCCTCGTCTGTTTGAGCTCCTGGAGAAGGAGATCCTGTTCTACAGGAAGACCATTGGCTATAAG GTGCCCCGGAACCCAGAGGTTCCCAACTCAGCCCAGCaccagaaggaggagcaggccaaGATCGACGAGGCTGAGGCCCTCacagaggaggagctggaggagaaggagaacctCCTCTCCCAG GGTTTCACCATTTGGAACAAGCGGGACTTCAACCAGTTCATCAAGGCCAACGAGAAGTGGGGGCGGGACGACATTGAGAACATCGCCCGAGAAGTGGAGGGCAAGACGCCAGAAGAAGTGATGGAGTATTCTG CGGTGTTCTGGGAGCGCTGCAACGAGCTGCAGGACATTGAGAAGATCATGGCCCAGATCGAGAGAGGAGAGGCCAGGATCCAGAGGAGGATCAGCATCAAGAAGGCTTTGGACTCCAAG ATCGGCCGCTACAAGGCGCCCTTCCACCAGCTGCGGATCTCCTACGGCACCAACAAGGGCAAGAActacacggaggaggaggaccgcTTCCTCATCTGCATGCTGCACAAGCTGGGCTTCGACAAGGAGAGTGTGTACGACGAGCTGCGCCAGTGCATCCGCAACTCCCCGCAGTTCCGCTTCGACTGGTTCCTCAAGTCCAGGACTGCCATG GAACTCCAGAGGAGATGCAACACGTTGATCACGCTGATAGAGCGAGAGAacatggagctggaggagagggagaaggctgagaagaagaagaggggtcCTAAGTCCACCTCT GCCCAGAAACGCAAGTCGGATGGAAACCCAGACGGCCGTGGTCGCAGGAAGAAATTGAAGTTGTAG